A DNA window from Brassica napus cultivar Da-Ae chromosome C1, Da-Ae, whole genome shotgun sequence contains the following coding sequences:
- the LOC125580793 gene encoding crooked neck-like protein 1, translating into MKNKFVNSARHVWDRAVYLLPRVDLLWYKYSHMEEMLGNIAGARQIFERWMNWSPDQQGWLSFAKFELRYNETERARSIYERFFLCHPKASSFIRYAEFEVKCGEVSRARDVYERAMEKLEGGYEEAEMLYLAFAEFEQGCNEFQRARVIYKFALDHIPIGRAEELYTRFIAFEKQHGDKQGIEDAIVGRRRTL; encoded by the coding sequence ATGAAGAACAAGTTCGTCAACTCTGCCAGACACGTTTGGGATCGAGCCGTTTATCTTCTCCCTCGCGTGGACCTGCTCTGGTACAAGTACTCACACATGGAGGAGATGCTCGGGAACATCGCCGGAGCCAGACAGATATTCGAGCGGTGGATGAACTGGTCACCGGATCAACAAGGCTGGCTCTCGTTTGCTAAATTCGAGCTGCGGTATAACGAAACAGAGCGTGCGAGATCCATCTACGAGAGGTTCTTTCTTTGCCATCCCAAAGCTTCTTCCTTTATCAGATATGCAGAGTTTGAGGTCAAGTGCGGTGAAGTTTCCCGTGCGAGGGATGTCTACGAACGAGCCATGGAGAAGCTTGAAGGAGGCTATGAAGAAGCAGAGATGCTCTATCTTGCCTTTGCTGAATTCGAACAAGGATGCAATGAGTTCCAACGTGCTAGGGTTATCTACAAGTTCGCTCTTGATCATATCCCTATAGGAAGAGCAGAGGAACTCTACACAAGGTTTATTGCCTTTGAGAAACAGCACGGGGACAAGCAAGGGATTGAGGACGCCATTGTCGGGAGGAGGAGGACACTTTAG
- the LOC106376359 gene encoding uncharacterized protein LOC106376359 — translation MVNAEIVTKAEIVTIGELFSYIKKEGAKVAWFECTATIDDVVHGSAWYYIAYGGCKTKATKGPTTLMCKKCGKAEVAGVAECLTKLSVYDNNDQAFFVLLSDAGRELTGKPASKLVESYFEANENVGDDHVIPVPQALIGTIGQTHKFNVKVSKHNLEGTTQALTVTKVLPPEAPAPEGNLEENMIAHSAEETLQMGNHEDGPSIENEEAADEVGKMSSDGIESGEAKRAKCGEYVLSTGFGLLKDYALFHWLISFKN, via the exons ATGGTTAATGCCGAAATTGTCACCAAGGCTGAGATAGTTACTATAGGAGAACTATTCTCCTACATCAAGAAAGAAGGAGCAAAG GTTGCTTGGTTTGAGTGCACAGCCACCATTGATGATGTTGTGCATGGTTCTGCGTGGTATTATATCGCCTATGGTGGGTGCAAAACTAAGGCAACCAAAGGGCCTACCACGCTTATGTGTAAGAAATGTGGGAAAGCTGAAGTTGCTGGTGTTGCAGA GTGTCTCACGAAGCTCTCTGTATATGATAACAATGATCAAGCGTTTTTTGTGCTTCTTAGTGACGCTGGGCGTGAGTTGACTGGGAAGCCAGCATCGAAATTGGTTGAGAGCTACTTTGAG GCCAATGAGAACGTAGGAGATGATCATGTGATCCCGGTGCCACAAGCTCTGATTGGTACCATTGGACAAACTCACAAGTTCAATGTCAAGGTTTCAAAACACAATTTGGAAGGCACGACCCAAGCTTTGACTGTCACAAAGGTACTCCCTCCTGAAGCTCCAGCACCCGAAGGCAACTTAGAAGAAAACATGATTGCTCATTCCGCCGAAGAAACTTTGCAGATGGGTAATCACGAGGATGGTCCTTCCATTGAGAATGAGGAAGCTGCAGATGAAGTGGGAAAAATGAGTTCTGATGGGATTGAGTCAGGAGAAGCTAAGCGTGCCAAATGTGGTGAATATGTTTTAAGTACTGGTTTTGGTTTATTGAAAGACTATGCTTTGTTTCATTGGCTAATAAGTTTTAAGAACTGA